A single region of the Sphingobium sp. TKS genome encodes:
- the trpC gene encoding indole-3-glycerol phosphate synthase TrpC, producing MTNKLIEICDVKRDEVARRKAAITVSTLHARAAEQTPPRGFRKALDDAARSGFGLIAEIKKASPSKGLIRPDFDPPAHAQAYAAGGAACLSVLTDEPYFQGHDDYLMAARSACALPVLRKDFMVDPWQVLESRSLGADAILIIAAALDDGQMAEIEDAALGLGMDALIEVHDAQELERAMKLRSRLIGVNNRDLRDFTVDFARTYELVGQAPEGCTFVAESGIGSHDDLIAMSDHGVRCFLVGETLMRQADVETATRNLLTGQ from the coding sequence ATGACCAACAAGCTGATCGAAATCTGCGATGTGAAGCGGGATGAAGTCGCCCGGCGCAAGGCCGCGATCACCGTCTCCACGCTCCACGCCCGCGCCGCCGAACAGACGCCCCCGCGCGGTTTCCGCAAGGCGCTGGACGATGCCGCCCGCTCCGGCTTCGGCCTGATCGCGGAGATCAAGAAGGCCAGCCCGTCCAAAGGCCTGATCCGTCCCGATTTCGACCCCCCCGCCCATGCCCAGGCCTATGCGGCGGGCGGCGCGGCCTGCCTGTCGGTATTGACCGACGAGCCTTATTTCCAGGGCCATGACGATTATCTGATGGCCGCCCGCTCCGCCTGCGCCCTGCCGGTGCTTCGCAAGGATTTCATGGTCGACCCCTGGCAGGTGCTGGAAAGCCGCTCGCTGGGCGCCGACGCCATCCTCATCATCGCCGCCGCGCTGGACGACGGTCAGATGGCGGAAATCGAGGACGCTGCCCTCGGCCTCGGCATGGACGCTCTCATCGAAGTGCATGACGCGCAGGAACTGGAACGGGCGATGAAGCTCCGATCGCGCCTGATCGGCGTCAACAATCGCGACCTGCGCGACTTCACCGTCGATTTCGCCCGCACCTATGAACTGGTCGGCCAGGCTCCGGAAGGCTGCACCTTCGTCGCGGAAAGCGGGATCGGCAGCCATGACGACCTGATCGCCATGTCGGACCATGGGGTGCGCTGCTTCCTAGTCGGGGAAACCCTTATGAGGCAGGCCGATGTCGAAACCGCGACCCGCAACCTGCTGACGGGGCAATGA
- a CDS encoding pirin family protein, whose amino-acid sequence MSTTVGSRIERRPFASLGHADHGWLNARHHFSFADYHDPARMHWGAIRVWNDDEIGPRSGFPPHPHADMEIITYVRKGAITHQDSLGNKGRTEAGDVQVMSAGTGIRHAEYNLEDETTTLFQIWVIPRSRGGQPSWGAKPFPKGDRSGKLVVLASGHDDDKEALRIRANARLLGGTVKAGDSVTYESGEGRHLYLVPATGRIEIEGQIFEARDGAAIIGGAPITIKAIEDAEIVLVDSE is encoded by the coding sequence ATGAGCACGACAGTCGGGAGCCGCATCGAGCGCCGCCCCTTCGCCTCGCTCGGCCATGCCGACCATGGCTGGCTGAATGCGCGGCATCATTTTTCCTTCGCGGACTATCATGATCCCGCCCGCATGCACTGGGGCGCGATCCGGGTATGGAACGACGATGAAATCGGCCCGCGGTCCGGCTTTCCGCCGCATCCCCATGCGGACATGGAAATCATCACCTATGTCCGCAAGGGCGCGATCACCCATCAGGACAGCCTGGGCAACAAGGGCCGTACCGAAGCGGGCGACGTCCAGGTGATGAGCGCGGGGACCGGCATCCGCCATGCCGAATATAATCTGGAGGACGAGACGACGACGCTCTTCCAGATCTGGGTCATTCCGCGCAGCCGGGGCGGCCAGCCGAGCTGGGGCGCCAAGCCTTTCCCCAAGGGCGACCGGTCCGGCAAGCTGGTGGTGCTGGCCAGCGGCCATGACGACGACAAGGAAGCGCTGCGAATCCGCGCCAACGCCCGCCTGCTGGGCGGCACCGTCAAGGCGGGCGATAGCGTGACCTATGAGAGTGGCGAAGGGCGTCACCTCTATCTGGTCCCCGCAACGGGCCGGATCGAGATCGAAGGCCAGATTTTCGAGGCGCGGGATGGCGCCGCGATCATCGGCGGCGCGCCCATCACCATCAAGGCGATCGAGGACGCCGAAATCGTCCTGGTCGACAGCGAATAG
- the lexA gene encoding transcriptional repressor LexA, which produces MLTPKQQELLSFIQTRLEEGGVSPSFEEMKEALDLRSKSGIHRLINALEERGFIRRLPNRARALEVLKLPDAMHRAPKLIAPLKAPLATGPALITPPAANDILEIPLHGRIAAGVPIEALEGQNMLSVPAALLGTGDHYALEVAGDSMVEAGILDGDFALIQRTEVAREGQIVVALIDENEATLKYFHREGQKVRLDPANSAYEPQIYNPQQVRIQGKLAGLLRRYN; this is translated from the coding sequence ATGTTGACACCCAAGCAACAGGAATTGCTGAGCTTCATTCAGACCCGGCTGGAGGAGGGAGGCGTCTCCCCCTCTTTCGAGGAGATGAAGGAAGCGCTGGACCTGCGGTCCAAATCCGGCATTCACCGCCTAATCAACGCGTTGGAGGAGCGCGGCTTCATTCGCCGCCTGCCCAATCGCGCCCGTGCGCTGGAGGTGCTCAAGCTTCCCGACGCCATGCATCGCGCGCCCAAGCTCATTGCGCCGCTCAAAGCCCCCTTGGCGACCGGACCGGCGTTGATCACGCCGCCTGCCGCCAATGACATCCTTGAGATTCCGCTGCACGGCCGCATCGCGGCGGGCGTGCCGATCGAAGCGTTGGAGGGGCAGAATATGCTCTCCGTCCCCGCGGCGCTGCTCGGGACCGGAGATCATTATGCGTTGGAAGTGGCAGGCGATTCCATGGTCGAGGCGGGAATACTCGACGGCGACTTCGCGCTCATCCAGCGCACCGAGGTGGCGCGCGAAGGACAGATCGTGGTCGCGCTGATCGACGAGAATGAGGCCACCCTCAAATATTTCCACCGCGAAGGACAGAAGGTTCGGCTCGATCCCGCCAACAGTGCCTATGAACCGCAAATCTACAATCCGCAGCAGGTCCGGATACAGGGAAAGCTGGCGGGGTTATTGCGGCGCTATAACTGA
- the moaC gene encoding cyclic pyranopterin monophosphate synthase MoaC has protein sequence MSKLTHLDKDGSAHMVDVSAKAVTAREAIATGRITMSGEAAAAIAQGLVKKGDVLAVARVAGIMAAKRTAELIPLCHPIPLSSVSIAFDLDDSGVTVTATARTAGQTGVEMEALTAASVALLTVYDMAKALDKAMVISDVRLLAKTGGKSGDWTAGDGRAA, from the coding sequence ATGAGCAAGCTCACCCATCTGGACAAGGACGGCTCGGCCCATATGGTCGATGTCTCGGCCAAGGCAGTCACGGCCCGCGAGGCGATCGCCACCGGCCGCATCACCATGAGCGGGGAAGCCGCCGCCGCCATCGCCCAAGGCCTGGTGAAAAAGGGCGACGTACTGGCAGTCGCCCGTGTCGCGGGCATCATGGCCGCCAAGCGCACCGCCGAACTGATCCCGCTCTGTCATCCGATCCCGCTCAGTTCCGTCAGTATCGCATTCGACCTCGACGACAGCGGCGTCACCGTCACCGCCACCGCCAGAACCGCAGGCCAGACGGGTGTCGAGATGGAAGCGCTCACCGCCGCGTCGGTCGCATTGCTGACCGTCTACGACATGGCAAAGGCGCTCGATAAAGCCATGGTCATCAGCGACGTCCGCCTGCTCGCCAAAACCGGCGGCAAGTCCGGCGACTGGACTGCCGGGGACGGGCGCGCGGCATGA
- a CDS encoding anthranilate synthase component II, protein MILVIDNYDSFTWNLVHYLMELGAQVEVVRNDAISAGQALSTGAQAFLLSPGPCTPNEAGVSLDLVAACADAGAPLLGVCLGHQSIGQHFGGKVVRGGLMHGKTSPVSHDGTGLFEGLPSPFTATRYHSLIVEDIPDSLIVNATSEDGSVMGFRHRDLPIHSVQFHPESIATEHGHDMLANFMRIAGIPVQERAAALS, encoded by the coding sequence ATGATCCTCGTCATCGACAATTACGACAGCTTCACCTGGAACCTGGTCCATTACCTCATGGAACTGGGCGCGCAGGTGGAGGTCGTCCGCAACGACGCCATTTCCGCCGGTCAGGCGCTCTCCACCGGCGCACAGGCCTTCCTGCTGTCGCCCGGCCCCTGCACCCCCAATGAGGCGGGCGTCAGCCTTGATCTCGTCGCCGCCTGCGCGGACGCGGGCGCGCCTTTGCTGGGCGTATGCCTTGGCCACCAGTCGATCGGGCAGCATTTCGGCGGCAAGGTGGTGCGCGGCGGCCTGATGCATGGCAAGACCTCCCCCGTCAGCCATGACGGCACCGGGTTGTTCGAAGGGCTCCCCTCGCCCTTCACCGCGACCCGCTATCACTCGCTGATCGTCGAGGACATTCCCGACAGCCTGATCGTCAACGCCACCAGCGAAGACGGATCGGTCATGGGCTTCCGCCACCGCGACCTGCCGATCCATTCGGTCCAGTTCCACCCGGAAAGCATCGCCACCGAACATGGCCATGACATGCTGGCGAACTTCATGCGGATCGCGGGCATCCCGGTTCAGGAACGCGCCGCCGCGCTTTCATAG
- the ctrA gene encoding response regulator transcription factor CtrA, translating to MRVLLIEDEPTTAKAIELMLTTEGFNVYTTDLGEEGLDLGKLYDYDIICLDLNLPDMHGYDVLKKLRAAKVQTPVLILSGVAEMDSKVRSFGFGADDYVTKPFHREELIARIHAVVRRSKGHSQSVIRTGKLAVNLDAKTVEVDGNRVHLTGKEYAMLELLSLRKGTTLTKEMFLNHLYGGMDEPELKIIDVFICKLRKKLALACNGENYIETVWGRGYVLRDPDEAEEFATKVA from the coding sequence ATGCGCGTGCTGCTAATCGAAGACGAACCGACGACCGCCAAGGCGATTGAGCTGATGCTCACGACCGAGGGGTTCAACGTCTACACGACCGACCTTGGCGAAGAGGGTCTCGACCTCGGCAAGCTCTATGACTACGACATCATCTGCCTGGACCTGAACCTGCCGGACATGCACGGCTATGACGTGCTCAAGAAGCTCCGCGCGGCCAAGGTGCAGACGCCGGTGCTGATCCTGTCCGGCGTGGCGGAGATGGACAGCAAGGTCCGTTCCTTCGGTTTCGGCGCCGACGATTATGTGACCAAGCCGTTCCACCGCGAGGAACTGATCGCCCGCATCCATGCCGTGGTGCGCCGGTCGAAGGGCCATTCGCAGTCCGTCATCCGCACTGGCAAGCTGGCGGTGAATCTGGACGCCAAGACCGTGGAAGTGGACGGCAACCGCGTTCACCTGACCGGCAAGGAATATGCGATGCTGGAGCTGCTCTCGCTCCGCAAGGGCACGACGCTGACCAAGGAAATGTTCCTGAACCACCTCTATGGCGGCATGGACGAACCTGAACTCAAGATCATCGATGTCTTCATCTGCAAGCTGCGCAAGAAGCTGGCGCTGGCCTGCAATGGCGAAAATTATATCGAGACCGTCTGGGGCCGCGGCTATGTGCTGCGCGATCCGGACGAGGCGGAAGAGTTCGCCACCAAGGTCGCCTGA
- a CDS encoding molybdopterin molybdotransferase MoeA has protein sequence MSLLPVAEAQSRLMALAAPLPTEQAAIPACAGRWLTEDIAALRDQPWADLSAMDGYAIRADEWPGPWRVTAESAAGGPLPPPLGPGEACRIFTGAPLPQGADSVLIQEDAVREETILQGLGDALAHGRNVRPAASDFGKGGLLLKTGTALGPAQIALAVLGGHGSLPVARRARIALLSTGNELVPPGAPALPGQLPSSNAPMLAALLGGLPCDIIDLGIVSDDLGSVTQAFTRAGDADIIVSTGGASVGDHDIVRPAFARAGGSLDFWKIRMRPGKPLMAGTLGSAIFLGLPGNPVSAFVTATLFLLPLVRHLMGSASPLPRTTLATLAAPLPATGERDDYLRAFRTEAGIVSVTSQDSAATAALAMADCLILRPAGSPAALAGEAVTVLPLA, from the coding sequence ATGAGCCTGCTCCCGGTCGCGGAGGCGCAAAGCCGCCTGATGGCGCTCGCGGCGCCCCTGCCGACCGAGCAGGCGGCCATTCCCGCCTGCGCCGGACGTTGGCTGACCGAGGATATCGCCGCGCTGCGCGATCAGCCCTGGGCCGATCTTTCCGCCATGGATGGCTATGCGATCCGCGCGGACGAATGGCCGGGGCCATGGAGAGTCACGGCCGAAAGCGCGGCTGGCGGCCCGCTTCCTCCACCGCTCGGTCCCGGCGAAGCCTGCCGCATCTTTACCGGCGCGCCCCTGCCGCAAGGCGCGGACAGCGTTCTGATCCAGGAGGATGCGGTCCGGGAAGAAACGATCCTGCAGGGATTGGGCGACGCTCTGGCCCATGGCCGCAATGTTCGCCCCGCTGCATCCGATTTCGGCAAAGGCGGCCTTCTGCTGAAGACGGGCACCGCTCTCGGCCCTGCACAGATCGCCCTTGCCGTGCTGGGCGGCCATGGAAGCTTGCCCGTCGCCCGGCGTGCGCGCATCGCCCTGCTCTCCACCGGCAATGAACTGGTCCCGCCCGGCGCGCCTGCGCTGCCAGGCCAACTCCCTTCCTCCAACGCCCCCATGCTGGCCGCGCTGCTCGGCGGCCTGCCTTGCGATATTATCGATCTGGGGATCGTGTCCGACGATCTCGGCAGCGTGACCCAGGCCTTCACCCGCGCAGGGGACGCCGACATCATCGTTTCGACCGGCGGCGCGTCGGTGGGGGATCATGACATCGTCCGCCCCGCCTTCGCCCGCGCTGGGGGCTCGCTCGATTTCTGGAAGATCCGCATGCGGCCGGGCAAGCCGCTCATGGCTGGCACGCTGGGCTCCGCCATCTTCCTCGGCCTGCCCGGCAATCCCGTATCGGCCTTCGTCACTGCGACGTTGTTCCTGCTCCCCCTGGTCCGCCATCTGATGGGCTCCGCATCGCCCCTGCCCCGCACCACGCTGGCAACGCTTGCCGCGCCCCTTCCCGCCACCGGAGAACGCGACGATTATCTGCGCGCCTTCCGCACCGAAGCGGGCATCGTTTCCGTGACCTCGCAGGACAGCGCCGCCACGGCCGCCCTGGCGATGGCCGACTGCCTCATCCTGCGCCCCGCCGGCTCACCCGCAGCCTTGGCGGGCGAGGCCGTCACGGTCCTCCCCCTCGCCTAA
- the wrbA gene encoding NAD(P)H:quinone oxidoreductase, whose translation MAKVLVLYYSSYGHIETMAKAVAEGAAAAGAQVDIKRVPETAPLEVAQAAHFKLDQEAPVATVADLADYDAIIIGTGTRFGRMSSQMAAFLDQAGGLWVRGALNGKVGGAFTSTASQHGGQETTLFSIITNLLHFGMVIVGLDYGFAGQMGVDKVRGGSPYGATTLADSDGSRQPGEEELEGARYQGRRIAETALKLHG comes from the coding sequence ATGGCTAAGGTTCTGGTTCTCTATTACTCCTCCTACGGCCACATCGAGACGATGGCGAAGGCCGTGGCGGAAGGCGCCGCCGCCGCTGGCGCGCAAGTCGATATCAAGCGCGTCCCCGAAACGGCGCCGCTGGAAGTCGCGCAGGCCGCGCATTTCAAGCTGGACCAGGAAGCGCCGGTCGCGACCGTCGCGGATCTGGCGGATTATGACGCGATCATCATCGGCACCGGCACCCGCTTTGGCCGCATGTCGAGCCAGATGGCGGCTTTTCTGGACCAGGCCGGCGGCCTCTGGGTACGCGGCGCGCTGAACGGCAAGGTCGGCGGAGCCTTCACCTCAACCGCCAGCCAGCATGGCGGACAGGAAACCACCTTATTCTCGATCATCACCAACCTGCTGCATTTCGGCATGGTGATCGTCGGCCTCGACTATGGCTTTGCCGGGCAGATGGGCGTCGACAAGGTCCGTGGTGGATCGCCCTATGGCGCGACCACGCTGGCGGACAGCGACGGCAGCCGCCAACCGGGCGAGGAAGAATTGGAAGGCGCGCGCTATCAGGGCCGCCGCATCGCGGAAACGGCGCTGAAGCTGCACGGCTAA
- a CDS encoding ComEC/Rec2 family competence protein translates to MLAGACAALVLPIGGRVRQAILAGSLLACAGCLLVWAKAMMWGAPPLPRAAFVELTGEVRSVDRRPAQKMSRVLVRPIGMPALPSLIRVNLDDALMPAGIGEGAVLRFRTRLMPPAPPSLPGGYDFARRAYFDGIGATGRVLRPITVLRPATAGPPLRARLFAHILERVPGKGAGIAAALATGDQGAISEVDAAAMRRSGLAHLLSISGLHVTALIAAVIFLLMRAMALSRRAALDWPLMLVAAGGGALAGIGYTLLTGAEVPTVRSCVAALLVLGGLAMGRDAITLRLVAAGALVVLILWPEALVGPSFQMSFAAVVALVSLGEHPRFRAFLSARDEEIWRRIARNLMGMLATGLVVELVLAPIALFHFHKAGMLGSVANLVAIPLTTLVVMPLEAMALLFDMGGWGAPFWWLTARSLDLLLLVAHGVASSPGAVVLAPGQSGVVFGFILSGMLWCLLWRSRWRWAGLMPVTAGVVMIVTSSPPAILITGDGRHVAVRTANDGMATLRGRAGSYVREVMAESAGYDGTLEAMAALPQARCSPDLCAVRVTGGGRNWNLLLTRSSMKIDNAILARDCARVDIVVSDRRLPGVCRPRWLKVDRRSLAATGGLAIDLDHGSIRSVKTGNDEHPWVARPLGRPRGLPGRQL, encoded by the coding sequence ATGTTGGCGGGGGCATGCGCCGCGCTTGTTTTGCCGATCGGCGGACGGGTGCGTCAGGCGATCCTGGCGGGCAGCCTTTTGGCCTGTGCAGGATGCCTGCTGGTCTGGGCAAAGGCGATGATGTGGGGCGCGCCGCCCTTGCCTCGGGCGGCTTTTGTCGAGCTGACGGGGGAGGTCAGATCGGTCGACCGGCGCCCTGCGCAGAAGATGAGTCGCGTGCTGGTTCGTCCGATCGGCATGCCCGCGCTGCCGTCTCTGATACGCGTCAATCTTGACGATGCGCTGATGCCGGCGGGTATCGGGGAGGGGGCGGTCCTGCGCTTCCGGACGAGGCTGATGCCGCCTGCACCACCCAGCCTGCCGGGCGGCTATGATTTCGCGCGCCGGGCCTATTTTGACGGGATCGGTGCGACCGGGCGCGTGCTGCGGCCGATCACCGTCCTGCGGCCCGCGACGGCGGGGCCGCCGCTCAGGGCTCGGCTGTTCGCGCATATTCTGGAACGGGTTCCGGGGAAGGGCGCAGGCATTGCCGCCGCTCTGGCTACGGGGGATCAAGGCGCGATTTCCGAAGTCGATGCCGCGGCGATGCGGCGGAGCGGGCTTGCTCACCTTCTGTCCATCAGCGGCCTGCATGTCACGGCCTTGATCGCGGCGGTGATTTTCCTGCTGATGCGGGCGATGGCGCTGAGCCGTCGGGCGGCGCTCGACTGGCCCCTGATGCTGGTCGCGGCGGGCGGCGGGGCTTTGGCGGGTATCGGTTATACGCTTCTGACGGGTGCGGAAGTGCCGACCGTGCGGTCATGCGTCGCTGCCTTGCTGGTCCTGGGCGGGCTGGCAATGGGGCGGGACGCGATCACGCTCAGGCTGGTGGCGGCGGGCGCGTTGGTGGTGCTGATCCTCTGGCCCGAAGCGCTGGTGGGGCCGAGTTTCCAGATGAGTTTCGCCGCGGTGGTCGCCCTGGTGTCGCTGGGTGAGCATCCGCGCTTTCGTGCTTTCCTGTCGGCGCGGGACGAAGAAATATGGCGCCGGATCGCCCGCAATCTTATGGGCATGCTGGCGACGGGACTGGTGGTCGAACTGGTGCTGGCCCCCATCGCGCTTTTTCATTTCCACAAGGCGGGCATGCTGGGTTCGGTCGCCAATCTAGTGGCCATACCGCTCACCACTCTGGTCGTCATGCCGTTGGAGGCGATGGCCTTGCTGTTCGATATGGGCGGATGGGGCGCCCCCTTCTGGTGGCTCACCGCCCGCTCGCTGGACCTGTTGCTGCTGGTTGCGCATGGGGTGGCGTCCAGCCCCGGGGCGGTGGTTCTGGCGCCCGGGCAATCGGGGGTGGTGTTCGGCTTCATCCTGTCAGGCATGTTGTGGTGCCTGTTATGGCGAAGCCGGTGGCGCTGGGCGGGTTTGATGCCAGTGACGGCTGGCGTGGTGATGATCGTGACCAGTTCGCCACCCGCCATCTTGATAACGGGAGATGGTCGCCATGTCGCGGTCCGGACTGCGAATGACGGCATGGCGACGCTGCGCGGGCGGGCGGGCAGCTATGTGCGGGAGGTCATGGCGGAAAGCGCGGGCTATGACGGCACGCTGGAGGCAATGGCGGCGTTGCCGCAAGCCCGCTGTTCTCCCGATCTTTGCGCCGTTCGCGTGACGGGCGGAGGCCGGAACTGGAACCTGCTGCTGACGCGAAGCAGCATGAAGATCGACAATGCCATATTGGCGCGGGATTGCGCGCGCGTCGATATCGTCGTCAGCGATCGGCGCCTGCCGGGGGTCTGCCGACCGCGCTGGTTGAAGGTGGATCGACGATCCCTGGCCGCAACGGGCGGCCTTGCCATCGATCTCGACCATGGCTCCATCCGCAGCGTGAAGACCGGGAATGACGAGCATCCCTGGGTCGCGCGGCCTTTGGGTCGACCGCGCGGATTGCCGGGTCGTCAGTTATAG
- a CDS encoding LysR family transcriptional regulator translates to MRLPDFEAWAMFAAVVEHRSFTDAAKALSVSKATVSKAVSRLEQHLDTSLFSRTSRRLALTESGKRLADHAARILSEGQAAEEAARDETAELSGTVRLGAPMTFGLLRVAPLIAEFTKQNPQVDIDLHLSDAQIDLVEMGLDATIRIADMPDSSLRARRLADVKVHAVASPAYLAERGRPTHPSDLGGHDCLCYSNTPTPDVWRFSGPGQQNVVVQVRARITVNSGEAMLPALRAGVGIARLPDFIVGEAMASGELEEILVDWRPPLLGIHLVTPPSRLRPARVDAVLDFLTRHHGC, encoded by the coding sequence ATGCGTCTTCCCGATTTCGAGGCCTGGGCGATGTTCGCCGCCGTGGTCGAGCATCGCAGCTTCACCGACGCCGCCAAGGCGCTGAGCGTTTCCAAGGCTACCGTGTCCAAGGCCGTGTCCCGGCTGGAGCAGCATCTCGACACCAGCCTGTTCAGCCGCACCAGCCGCCGCCTTGCCCTGACCGAAAGCGGCAAGCGGCTGGCGGATCATGCCGCGCGCATCCTCTCCGAAGGACAGGCGGCGGAGGAGGCGGCGCGGGATGAAACGGCGGAACTTTCCGGCACGGTTCGTCTGGGCGCGCCGATGACCTTCGGCCTGCTCCGCGTTGCGCCGCTGATCGCGGAATTCACCAAGCAGAATCCGCAGGTGGACATTGATCTGCACCTGTCCGATGCGCAAATCGACCTGGTGGAAATGGGGCTGGACGCCACCATCCGGATTGCCGACATGCCCGACAGTTCGCTCCGCGCCCGGCGGCTAGCGGATGTCAAAGTGCATGCCGTCGCTTCGCCAGCCTATCTGGCGGAGCGGGGGCGCCCGACTCACCCGTCGGACCTCGGCGGCCATGACTGCCTGTGCTATTCCAATACGCCGACGCCCGATGTCTGGCGCTTTTCTGGCCCCGGCCAGCAGAATGTCGTGGTGCAGGTCCGCGCCCGCATCACGGTTAACAGCGGAGAGGCGATGCTGCCCGCCTTGCGCGCTGGCGTTGGCATTGCCCGGCTGCCCGACTTCATCGTCGGCGAAGCGATGGCGTCAGGCGAACTGGAAGAGATTCTGGTGGATTGGCGGCCGCCGCTCTTGGGCATTCATCTGGTCACGCCGCCGTCGCGACTGCGGCCCGCGCGGGTCGACGCCGTGCTCGACTTCCTGACCCGCCATCATGGCTGTTGA
- the trpD gene encoding anthranilate phosphoribosyltransferase — protein MTRLPDPTGPLDAQQAAKAFDLLFDADLPEEEIAGFLVTMARRGETATEIAAAARAMRSRMIPVSAPAGAIDVCGTGGDGHHTLNVSTAVSLVVAAAGIPVAKHGNRAASSKAGAADTLEALGLDLDRAAATAEATLADLGICFLFAQNYHPALKRLGPIRKAIGERTVFNLMGPLANPAQVRRQLIGIARPAYVPIYAEALADLGVDHAMIVSGDEGLDELSLAGGNDLAEVKGNSLIAMRRLTSAELGLSTHPVEAIRGGDPAYNAAALRALLQGETGPYRDAVLLNAAAALVVADAVSDFREGVEEAAETIDRGLANALLNCWIAYQ, from the coding sequence ATGACCCGCCTGCCCGATCCTACTGGCCCCCTCGACGCGCAACAGGCCGCCAAAGCCTTCGACCTGCTGTTCGACGCCGACCTCCCTGAAGAGGAGATTGCCGGCTTCCTCGTCACCATGGCCCGCCGTGGAGAGACGGCCACGGAAATCGCCGCCGCCGCCCGCGCCATGCGCAGCCGCATGATCCCGGTCAGCGCTCCTGCGGGCGCAATCGATGTCTGCGGCACCGGCGGCGACGGGCACCATACGCTCAACGTCTCGACAGCCGTATCGCTGGTGGTCGCAGCCGCGGGCATCCCCGTGGCCAAGCATGGCAACCGCGCCGCCTCCTCCAAGGCAGGCGCTGCCGACACGCTGGAAGCGCTCGGCCTCGACCTCGACCGCGCAGCCGCGACAGCCGAAGCGACTCTGGCCGATCTCGGCATCTGCTTCCTCTTTGCGCAGAACTACCACCCCGCGCTCAAACGCCTCGGTCCGATCCGCAAGGCGATAGGCGAACGCACCGTCTTCAACCTGATGGGCCCGCTCGCCAATCCAGCCCAAGTGCGCCGCCAATTAATCGGCATCGCCCGCCCTGCCTATGTCCCCATCTATGCGGAGGCGCTGGCGGACCTTGGCGTCGACCATGCCATGATCGTCTCCGGCGACGAAGGGCTGGACGAACTGTCGCTGGCAGGCGGCAATGATCTGGCGGAAGTGAAAGGCAACAGCCTGATCGCGATGCGCCGCCTGACGTCCGCCGAACTCGGCCTCTCCACCCATCCGGTGGAAGCGATCAGGGGCGGCGACCCCGCCTATAATGCCGCCGCGCTCCGCGCCCTGCTGCAAGGCGAAACGGGGCCGTATCGGGATGCCGTGCTGTTGAACGCCGCCGCAGCCCTTGTCGTCGCGGATGCCGTATCCGATTTTCGCGAAGGTGTGGAGGAAGCCGCCGAAACCATCGATCGCGGGCTTGCCAACGCGCTCCTCAATTGCTGGATTGCCTATCAATGA